TTCAGCGAATCGAACGGCGGACAGCGTGCAAACAAGGCACTTTTCTGCCAGATGGCCAGAAAAAAAATTCAACGAAAGACAATCGATATCAAACGCTTGAATTAACTTAATTTAAACGGGAGCCGCCGTTACGGAAAAACAATGCATACATTTAGGAAAAATTAATTGCAATTTTTCACTATGCAATCACCCCTGCAACCATGGATATTAATATCAGTGGCAATTGAGGGCATGACATTACGAAAAGAAGGGCTCTTGCGCCCCTGGCCTGTTTCCAGGATCCAACATGCACGCCAATATCAACCCTCCGCAGGATAAGGACCTGTGCAGCTCAGCGAGCGAATTGCAATCCGCTGACGACTGTTGCAGCCAGGTCGATTTCCTGCTTCAGCCAATTGCCGACATCGGAACTGGCGTTGTCTACGGCTACGATGCGCAGCCGCGGGTCGTCGACGCGACCATTGTCGCAACCTACGAAGAGCTGACTGAAATTGCATTCAGGAAGGGTCTGCTGCCTGATTTGAACACTCTGCTTTTCGAAAAGGTTCTAACCAGCTTCAAGAAGCTCCGTATCGCGCAGGGGACAAAGCTTTTTTTCAAGCTGGACGGACGGGATCTCGGCCATCAGCGGCATCCGGGAACGACCTTTTCCTCGAAGGTTCTCGCCGCCGGCCTGCAAACCCACCAGATCTGCATTGCCTTTTCCGAGCGTCACAGGCAGACGGTGGCCGATGGCGTCGAACAAGCCATCGATGACCTGCGCAATTCCGGCTTCATGATTGCCCTGGTGGAGTTCGGGCAGGCGTCCTCCGAGCTGCGCATGGTCCACGATCTTTCGCCCGACTATGTCAAGATCGACCGGTTTTTTCTCGCCAATGTCGACAGCGATCCGCGCAGGAAGCTTTTCGTAACGACAGTGGCGAACCTTGCCCATGTACTCGGAGCGCGCGTCATTGCCGAGGGAGCGGAAACAGAGCGGGAGTTCAAGGCCTGCCGCGATATCGGCTGCGATCTGGTTCAGGGCGCATTCGTTGCCGGTCCGATTTCCAGGCCTGCCTCCGTGAAGTTGTTCTACGAGCATTTGAGGCGACCCGAAGCCGGTCTGAAGAGGCGCAGCGAGCAAGACAGGATACGCAGCGAACTGATTCAGCTGCCGACGATCAATCTTCATGCCTCTATGGGTGAACTTCTGGACATGGTTGTTCATAACCAGGAGGGAAATGCGATCCCGGTCGTCGACGACAACCAGGAGCCGCGGGGATTCGTTCACGAACGGGATCTGAAGAAATACCTCTATTCCGGCGCGACCACCGACGAAAAACCGCATCTTGATCTGGAAGCACCGATAAGGCCCTTTGTCCGCGCCTGCCCGATCGCCGATATCAATTCCAACGCCGACATGCTTCTGGTGACATTTGCCTCGTCGATCAATTCCGACGGCATCATTCTGACCGAGAACTTTCACTATGCAGGGTTCCTGTCGGCGACGTCGCTCCTGAAGATCATTCACGAAAAGCGCCTTCAGGAAGCCCAGGACCAGAATCCGCTGACCCGTCTTCCCGGCAACAGCGCTGTCACGCGCTATATTGCCGAAGCCGCCCGCAAGGGGTCGCACGAGCGTCATCTGTGCTACCTCGACTTCGACAACTTCAAGCCCTTCAACGACACCTACGGCTACAAACAGGGTGACCGCGCCATCATCCTGTTCAGCGAATTGCTGCAGCGGCACGTCTCCGGCACCGGTACGTTTCACGGCCATGTCGGCGGAGATGATTTCTTTGCCGGGTTTCAGCAGATGGACCAGACGGATGTCGCGTCCCGTCTGCTCACCCTCAAGCGCGCTTTCCGGGACGACGTGGAGAGCTTTTACGAACCCGTGCACCGCGATCAGGGTTTCATGGAAGCACAGGACCGTTTCGGCACGACCCGGCAATTCCCGCTTTTGCAGTGTTCGATCTCAATTCTCAGCTTGTCCAGGGGTTTGACAATGCATCCCGATGCACTGAATGACGAGATCAGCAGTCTCAAGCTCGCGGCCAAACGCTCAGACGACGGCATCGCCGTCAAGAGCCTCGCCGCCTAGGGTACGGACCCATAAATGAGGCTGAAATGG
This region of uncultured Roseibium sp. genomic DNA includes:
- a CDS encoding EAL domain-containing protein, which translates into the protein MHANINPPQDKDLCSSASELQSADDCCSQVDFLLQPIADIGTGVVYGYDAQPRVVDATIVATYEELTEIAFRKGLLPDLNTLLFEKVLTSFKKLRIAQGTKLFFKLDGRDLGHQRHPGTTFSSKVLAAGLQTHQICIAFSERHRQTVADGVEQAIDDLRNSGFMIALVEFGQASSELRMVHDLSPDYVKIDRFFLANVDSDPRRKLFVTTVANLAHVLGARVIAEGAETEREFKACRDIGCDLVQGAFVAGPISRPASVKLFYEHLRRPEAGLKRRSEQDRIRSELIQLPTINLHASMGELLDMVVHNQEGNAIPVVDDNQEPRGFVHERDLKKYLYSGATTDEKPHLDLEAPIRPFVRACPIADINSNADMLLVTFASSINSDGIILTENFHYAGFLSATSLLKIIHEKRLQEAQDQNPLTRLPGNSAVTRYIAEAARKGSHERHLCYLDFDNFKPFNDTYGYKQGDRAIILFSELLQRHVSGTGTFHGHVGGDDFFAGFQQMDQTDVASRLLTLKRAFRDDVESFYEPVHRDQGFMEAQDRFGTTRQFPLLQCSISILSLSRGLTMHPDALNDEISSLKLAAKRSDDGIAVKSLAA